AAAAGATTATTGCGCCCTTCCGCAAATGGACCCCAGGATTCAATCTGTACCTTGTTCTCCAGCATGAATTGGGCACCCTCAATTTGCTGGCAGAACGGATGGGTTTCAACCTGGTTGACGGCCGGTGTCACTTCATTATGAATAATCAGATCGGTTAGGCGGTCTAGCTGAAAATTGCTGACGCCGATGGCTCTGATCTTTCCTTCTCGATAAAGCTCTTCCATTGCTCGCCAAGAACCATACACATCGCCGAACGGCTGATGAATCAAGTACAAATCCAGATAATCCAGTTGCAGATTGGCCAGGGAGTTTTCAAATGCTTTCTTTGTCCGTTCATACCCGGTGTCTTGAATCCAAAGCTTGGTTGTTACAAAAAGCTCCTCTCTCGCCACTCCGCTCCGCTTTATGGCACGGCCAACCGCTTCCTCATTCCGGTATGCAGCTGCAGTATCGATCAACCGATAGCCCGTTAGAAGCGCGTCATAGACGCTTTGCTCACATTGCTGACCGTCCGGAATTTGGTACACGCCAAAGCCTAGAATCGGCATCTCCACGCCATTATTTAAGATTACGTGCTGCATAGCAGTACCTCCAGTGTGATTTCTATTAAAGTGCTCGTTCAACGTTGGAGTCCCTCTATCCGAAGGAGGATCAAGTGCTTACTCCGTTCAGCGTTGAACAACCTGACATTACTATCCTACATAAATCCTAACCCACAGTAACTGGCGCTACACGCCAAAATACATGCATGATATGCCACGTTCTTTTCCTTCAAAGAATTAGTTACTACTGGCAACCGAATGTATTGGAATCCAATCATATCCCCGTTTTTCAAAATGCATCTCTATCTTCATAGGCCAAGTGCTTCTAAATCCATTAATTCTGGCATCAATTTTGGTGTCGCACAGGAGAACGGCGGTATTGCCGTCTATGGTGATGGTTGTGGTCTGAGGCATAGTTTTAAAATATTTCATTTGTTCATTTTCTATTTGGTTAAGCCATTCTGCCTTACGTTGATGATACCCTGTCATGTGTACGAGTACATAATCATCATCCAGTATGCGAGCCAATGATTCCGTATCTTTGTTTATCATAGCAGCATCAATTTGTTGAAAAACCGCGAGGATCTTTTGCTTGTCCTCATTCATATTGCGCCCCCCTTTCAATCCGGGTGAGATATCTTGCTCAAGCCCTGGCGGATCTTGCCTGTCCGTAAACGATTTCCCCTATTACTGAGCTCCCACTATTGGATGCGGAACATACGGCTCTTCCAGGAATGAAATTTCCTCCGAGGTTAGTTTTACGGATAGAGCACCCACTGACTCCTCAAGCTGCTTCATTTTCGTTACACCTACGATTGGAGCCGCTACCTGCTCCTTCTGCAGCACCCAGGCAAGGGCAATATGACTGCGGGGAACGCTTCGCTTGTCAGCCACTTCCGCCACTCGTTCAACGATCAACCGGTCTTTATCAGCCGTCGCATCGTACTTAGCTTTTTGAACAACATCGGTTTCGAATCGAGGCGTGGTTTCCGACCAATCGCGGATCAATCTACCCGATGCAAGCGGGCTGTAAGGCGTTACCGCGATTTTTTGGTCCTTACATAGCGGCATCATCTCTCTCTCTTCTTCGCGGTAGATGAGATTCAGATGATTTTGCATGGAAACAAAACGCGTCCAGCCATTCTTCTCGGCTACGTGCAAAGCCTTTTGAAATTGCCATGCATACATGGCGGAAGCACCGATATAGCGGGCCTTGCCTGACTTCACTACATCGTGCATGGCTTCCATCGTTTCTTCGATGGGCGTCATATAGTCCCAACGGTGGATAATGTAAAGATC
Above is a window of Paenibacillus rhizovicinus DNA encoding:
- a CDS encoding nuclear transport factor 2 family protein; translated protein: MNEDKQKILAVFQQIDAAMINKDTESLARILDDDYVLVHMTGYHQRKAEWLNQIENEQMKYFKTMPQTTTITIDGNTAVLLCDTKIDARINGFRSTWPMKIEMHFEKRGYDWIPIHSVASSN
- a CDS encoding aldo/keto reductase, whose translation is MDYVKLGNTGMDVSRICLGCMSFGEVQPGGHQWVLNEESSRTIIKRALDLGINFFDTANIYAGGTSEEIVGRALKEYANRDEIVLATKVWGRMHQGPNSAGLSRKAIMSEIDKSLKRLGTDYVDLYIIHRWDYMTPIEETMEAMHDVVKSGKARYIGASAMYAWQFQKALHVAEKNGWTRFVSMQNHLNLIYREEEREMMPLCKDQKIAVTPYSPLASGRLIRDWSETTPRFETDVVQKAKYDATADKDRLIVERVAEVADKRSVPRSHIALAWVLQKEQVAAPIVGVTKMKQLEESVGALSVKLTSEEISFLEEPYVPHPIVGAQ
- a CDS encoding aldo/keto reductase — its product is MQHVILNNGVEMPILGFGVYQIPDGQQCEQSVYDALLTGYRLIDTAAAYRNEEAVGRAIKRSGVAREELFVTTKLWIQDTGYERTKKAFENSLANLQLDYLDLYLIHQPFGDVYGSWRAMEELYREGKIRAIGVSNFQLDRLTDLIIHNEVTPAVNQVETHPFCQQIEGAQFMLENKVQIESWGPFAEGRNNLFQNEVLLSIAGKYNKSVAQVVLRWLIQRGVVAIPKSVHKERIIENFNIFDFSLSQEDMDKIQTLDSNKSLFLSHNDPEIVKSLSSYKF